The window tgtgtcattttATTAGGCAtcctaattaatatatattttattcatcttttgccatgtgtcaccatattaggcttcctaattaatgcataccacttgtcaatttattaattctccatttcaaattttaaatttctcactctaattaaattaaattaataacattataataaaattaaataaaattaatacaaactatatttcatatatttatttaaattaacgattataactttatataactaaaaaaatcttttaattaataatttatttataataattaattaataatttttgaATTCTCATtaagaaagtttaattaattttgtaaccgtggtttccacgggttataaactggTTAGataattaaaaaatcaataaaaagccATTTGTCAAAACGCATAAGAATTTGCTGAGTGTCAATAAGATGTTTATTTATTAAGGTAGATAGGcataaaaaaaaatgaaggaataaaattaaaataaaagaaatttaatttacAATAATAAATAGTTAAATATTATAGTTATAATGTTATACTATTTAATTCCATGCCCGTTATTATTAACTAGAGAGACTGTAACCAACTCTGGATAGGACTCGGCGCAGACACATAGAGGAGGAGAGATATGGCGTGTGCCTGTATGCGCCACTTGAGCGCCATCAGGACTCCGACGGTGGCTTCCGCCGGACCTCCAAAGGAAACCGCCAATTCAAGGGTTCTGATACTAGGAGGAACCGGTAGAGTCGGTGGCTCTACCGCCATCGCTCTCTCTAAGCTCTCCCCTGACCTCCGCATCACCATTGCTGGTCGTAACAGGTTTTGCTTCCATTTCCAACTAACAATCCCCAATTATTTATTAATTCTTCTTTTTCAATTTAACTCTCCTAAACAAAGCACGTTCATAGCAATTTCAACTGCAAGTAGAATCACACAATTTCTTCTCGTTTTGTTTGTGGTAGAATCGATTGAAGAAAAAATCCAATCGAATCAGTTAGCTGTATCTTCATATCTACCCCTTATAATCATAGCTTAGTAGTAAAGTAGCCATAGCTAGGCCAGGGTGCATTTATCAAATTGTATACTTGGTAATTCAGAAACTTCAAGTACCATTAACATAAAGGACACATGATGTTTTAACCTATTTTACTTCCAAACCCTATAGGCTTAATACTCATGTGTTTGTTTCATGACAGGGAAAAAGGTGCTAGTATGGTGACAACACTCGGGAAGAACGCCGAATTTGCTGAATTTGATATAAATGATGATAAATCACTGGAATCAGCTTTAAATGGTGCGTTAATTCTTCAAAAACATatgaaaaattgcattttttttctCCTACTTGATCTAAATCCTTGATGCATATTCTACCTTTGTAGATGTGGATCTTGTGGTACATGCTGCAGGCCCATTTCAACAGACAGAAGATTGCAGAGTCCTGGAAGCTGCAATTCGGGCCAAGGTGAGATCAAGGTAAAATCTAATTACAAGATTTCTTGATTTCTTTTAGAAATCTATCATATGATTAATCGTATGTAGAATTTAATTTAAGTTGACTAATAATAATCTTGATTAATTTTCAGACAGCTTATCTTGATGTGTGTGATGATACATATTATGCCTTACGTGCAAAAGCTTATAATAATGAAGCAATAGCTTCAAAAGTTCCAGCTATAACCACTGGTGGAATCTATCCAGGAGTCAGCAATTGTAATTTTACACACCATTTGATTGAATAATAATTAAAGAAGTTCATAAAACTTGAATTTGGTGATGAGGGGTATTTTCGTAATTTTGACAGTGATGGCAGCTGAGCTAGTTCGTGTTGCAAAAAGCGAAAATAAGGGTGAGCCTGAACGCCTAAGGTATTTCATTATTTATTGATGATAATTGATAATTGATAATTAAGTTATTTTGTTGTACACTTCCAAtattatataactttttttttttttttcagattttaCTACTATACAGCAGGAACAGGTGGAGCTGGGCCCACAATATTAGCCACTAGTTTTTTACTTCTTGGAGAGGAGGTTATTGCCTTCAATAAAGGTCtgtttaaaagttaaaacattCTAATATTATACATTTTTTATGATGCTAATTAGTAATTAAATCATATAGGAGAAAAACTCAAATTAAGACCATATAGCGGAATGATGagcattgactttggaaaaggaATTGGGAAGAAAGACGTGTATCTCTTGTAAGTTTTATTTAATGCTTCAACTTTCAAGCTTCATCAATGGAGGCATGACGTGtcatttttgtaaatttttttttataggaATTTACCAGAGGTGACAAGTACCcatgaaaccctaggaattccaagtgTGAGTGCTCGATTTGGAACTTCTCCATTTTTCTGGAATTGGGCTATGGATGCAATGACACGCTTTGTTCCTTCTGTAAGATTTCAAtctattttatttttctaataaattcaaaacaaaaaaaaaaattatatgttttGTTGTAATGTTTTTAGGAACTTTTAAGAGACAGAAGCAAAGTAGAAGAAATGGTTAAGTTGTTTGATCCAGTGGTTCGCGTTATAGATGGATATGCTGGAGAGCGTG of the Lactuca sativa cultivar Salinas chromosome 6, Lsat_Salinas_v11, whole genome shotgun sequence genome contains:
- the LOC111903823 gene encoding uncharacterized protein LOC111903823 — encoded protein: MACACMRHLSAIRTPTVASAGPPKETANSRVLILGGTGRVGGSTAIALSKLSPDLRITIAGRNREKGASMVTTLGKNAEFAEFDINDDKSLESALNDVDLVVHAAGPFQQTEDCRVLEAAIRAKTAYLDVCDDTYYALRAKAYNNEAIASKVPAITTGGIYPGVSNLMAAELVRVAKSENKGEPERLRFYYYTAGTGGAGPTILATSFLLLGEEVIAFNKGEKLKLRPYSGMMSIDFGKGIGKKDVYLLNLPEVTSTHETLGIPSVSARFGTSPFFWNWAMDAMTRFVPSELLRDRSKVEEMVKLFDPVVRVIDGYAGERVSLRVDLECSDGKHTIGVFSHKKLSVSVGTSIAAFALAVLEGSTQPGVWFPEEPQGIAIEARELLLQRASQGTINFVMHKAPWMVETNPKEVGLGIYV